TGGATGGGCTTCTGGAGGGTGACCTGGAAGATCTGGCTATTATCAAGGACAAGAAAGGAAAGCTGCACATCACGCTCCGGTTCTACCTGGAGAACAGAAACGCCAGTGCAGACATTGACTCCATCACCCTCCCACAGGATGAACTGGATAATTTTGCTACCCGTGCACCCTACGACCGTGTCATCCGCTGCCTGGGCTGGAAGTTTGACTTCTCTATCTACAACAGGTGAGAGAGAACCAGGATCTCCAGGGAAGCAGGTATTTAGAGCAAGAGACTGTGAAAGACTTGActagggaggaaagggaaaggcaggTCCTCTCCTGGCAGCATTACCTGGACCTCCATGTGCTCTGAGCTACCTGGTTCTGCACAGTCCTTTGTTTACCCTGCAGTTGCGGCTGTATCCTAGTGGGAAGGTGTGTACCAGTGCCCTCTAACTGGCAGGCTACAGGGCTGAGTGGATGGCAGTGTTGGATCTTGAGTGACCCAAAAAGCTTGTGCCTTTAGAATTTAACATCGTGACCTGGCAGATCACATGGAAAAGGCTAGCGATGTCTTCCattcggggttttttttggagtgAGGATGGTACAGGTACGGATCACTACAgaaaggttttgtttgcttttttttgctgaggATACAACCTTCGCTCCACCTTGGTTTGTCTCCTATTACATCCTGCATTTAAAAGTGATACCACTAACTTCACCGTCTTCCAAAATTTACTAGAATTTCATCTTGTCCAGAGCTACTTTGAGGTGAACACCCTTGTGTGCTGGAAGATCCTTGTTGTAGCAGTAAATCTGACTGAAGGCAGTGGGGGCACGAAGCAGTGTCTTGCAGTGTCTGCAATAAAACGTATGTCTTTATCAGAAACCCTTTTTGATTTTCCACCTCTGCCCTTCTTGAcagcctgctcttctctttTGTACATCAGATCCCTTAGAATGATGCCAGGAAAAGGGAATACAAATAAATATCCTCAAATCAAACCCAGCTACGAGTCCAGAGGCACTCGGGGGCTCTTTGTTCTTGGCACTGCTAGCCATTCTGTTGACTTCAGGAAATCTGCTGGGGGCTTCATCCATGGATTCCGGTACACAAGTGAGTACTGGGGTGTACAGAAAGGGCAGAGGTGGGAATTGTTCCTCCCTTTGAAGGAACAATTCATAGCTAACTGCTGGAAGGAGATCACCCTTGGTCTTACACTGGCAGTAAGAATAACAAAACACAGCCAAGCTGCAGCTGCATTGTCTGAAGTGGAGGAGAAGTGACTTGGGGTCATATCTGAAGTTTTTGGTTGTCtgtctttgttttgtcttgCGTCTCTCTTGCCCATTGTCTGTTATTTATGTAACACAATAGATTTCTGCCTGCCAGATGCTCTGCCTCGTGACAAGCTGTGGGTGAGAGGTCTGTGCTGTGGAGGTAAAACCCAGCAGCTTTGGGCAGTATAGAGAATTTCTATCTTTGTGTGTGTTTGCCCATCCTTATCATTAAAGGACTGCTCAGAAGTAATGAAATATCCCTGAGGACCTCCCCGCCCCTTTACCATCCACTCAGCATCGCATCAGCTTTCAGAGGACATCTCCACTGCGGTTACCAGCACTTGGGGTGGGAGATCCTGAGCGTGGATGAGCTGTAAAGCTTATATATTGTGTCCTGCCACTATCTGTGTGTATTACAGCAGAGGAACTGGATTTCTTAGAAGCATAAGCTTGGATTTTTAAACAAGCTGTCTTTGTTTCTCTCAATGCCTTAGCTCGTGCAGTCCACCGCCTATTGGAAAACCGTCACCATGGTGTCCCCTGGCCATCCACAGTCTACCCTATTACACAGCTGACCAATTCCATCATCAAGCGGGTGAACGAGGCCTCGGGCCTCTACCAGATGTTCAGTGTCCTGGCTGACATCATACTGCTGAGAGAGTGAGTGAGTAATTATTCCCAGCACTGCACTCCCATAgtttcattcctttttctttaccaTCACTTCTTGTTGCTGCTGAAGGACATTACCATCACGTAGGCAGCCACCTCAAGATCTGTACCACTGCCACAACTGGTACCGCTGTGCCCAATTCTGCCAATTACTTCCCTCTCCTAAGAGACTTTCCCTCTAGGCTCAGAGATGTAGTGCCCTTTTACTGTCCCAAGGGAAAAGCTTTCCTTGCACATTGCTCATGTAGAGAGGAATCCCAAAATCCAGGAAAACAACGGAGTCTTTTAACAGCACCTGCAGCCTCCGTAAGCACAGCATAAAGGCCAGCCCAGATCTGTAATgaccaaaaataattattatctGATGGCTCATTGGCCTTAGTCTTTGCCAGCTGAGGGGATGTTGGATCCCAGCTGGCTTTTCTCAAGTGGAAAAGTCTGATGCTTGTGGTTGTCATTCACAGGAATGCCACAGCATTTGAATACCTGGAAGAGTACCCGGTTGGAATCCTGGCTGAGCTGGAAATACAGACCGGGAGAAAGGCTCCCAATGGGCTCTTTGTTGTCATCATGGAGTATGGGAAGAATTTCTCTGGGGCTGACAAAGATGTCTTCTACTATAACCGAGCAGTGGGAGAGGCACAGCATGCCTGGCAGTCCAACTTTTTGCACCCTGTGATTTACTACTACAAACACCTCCCAACAGGTAAGCTTTCCTGCCTCTCTCTGCTAATTATCTGATACCCTTAAAACTGAGCGGGATGAAGAGACTTCAGCTCCAAAGTAGGGGGACATGAAGGCATTGcactcccttctcctcctgtccGTTCTCTGGGGCATCTGCCACCGCTGTGTGAGCTGAAGAAAAAGTTGGTAAGAAGTATCCATCAGTCAGACTGACATGGGATGTGAGGTGTGGGATTGTACTAGAGCCCTCACATTCGATACCAGGAGCAAACATGTGTGCTGGAAACTTCCCTAGTCCCAAAAGGagaaattttgtttccctttgccTGGCATCCTGGTTGTATTTTGCAGAATCCTGGCAGATGCGGCTGGGCTGTTCAGCGTAACAGCCAAGAGAAAGCTGCTCTCTGTCACTGGCCCAGGTCTGAGAGGTCACATGGTGACACAGGCAGCCAAAAGCAAGGGATTGAAGACAAGTTTTATATCCAGCAAGCAGACGTGCTTCAGAATAGATTCCCTTGCAAAAAGAGCAAGCTGGATCTTCATCTCCAGAAATGTAGGGTCAAGGTCCAGCCTGAtttgcaaagaaagaagcatgaTGGATAGTAGCATTAAAGCCTGAACACAGCCCAGCCTGTCTGGCAGTCCCTGCCCAGTGGGAATGGGAGTGGGATGACAGGAAGTactgtgggcagggacaggggcagCTGTGCAGTGGCAGGGCTCTTGAGGACAGAGTGAGCAGAGGGGATTGAAAATGAAAGTAAGGTAGGGATTAAAAAGGTCAGGACAAAAAACTGGAACAGCTGTCATAGCCGCTTTACACTCCCCAAGCTCTTTTTAATGCCATTTTGACTCTGAGAGATTCCCTTAATGTTCTCTTGGCAGAGCGTGAGATGAGACTTCGGCCTCCAGACTGGCCTCTCCCCCGCCCAGACGCCGTCCATCACATTGTGGAGGACTTTCTGACAGACTGGACAGCCCCAAACGCTCACATCCTGCCCCTGAGGAGGTTTTTGGAGAACTGCCTCAGCACTGACCTGCGCAGCTTCTTTGCAGGTAGTTTGAGCACAGGGTAGAGGtggcaggaggagaagaaggggtGTGAGGGACAAGCAACATGAGCAGTCTCTTCTGCTAATAACTGAGATCTCCCTTTGGTGAGCTGGTGGTCTCACCATCAGTTGCAAGTCTTTGATGCAATCCGCAGATGGTAAAATGTACGAGTGCAATGTGTGTTCCCAAATAGCCTTTGTTTTTGCTCACCACCAGAGACTGCCCCAGGCACACACGGATTTGTGGAAAGGTGTATAAGGTTTGGTTCAAGCCGTTTTCTGCCTGcagctttccttcctcctccattaCCTGAACATTCCTTTGTGCCATCAGGTACCAGACCTCTTTTCATGTACTGATGATGGTATTGCTTTTCCATGGAAAGGGGGAGTGCTGGAATGGGAGAGCTGATCTCCCTTCCTGGTCTGAGAACCTCCTGCACAAATGCCACGTGCCACACAGTGGGGAGCAATCCTGTGGTACGAAGAAGATGCCAGAGGGCTGCAAGCTCAAATCCAGCTCCTTTTCCTATCAGAGTGCAGACTGGAGATCCCACTCTTCATCTCCTCCGCTCTGCAATGTTGAGTCAATCACTTAGCTACCATCTGAGGCAGAGTGCTGGGTGGAAAACCCCAGTCATCTTCCCTCATCCCTTTTATTCCAAATAAGTACTCAAGAGTTATTCTCTGTCTGATTTCTTGTCCTTTCCCTGCAGAGTCCTGTTTCCTGTTTGCCTTCACCCGTCAGAAGCTGCCTCCCTTTTGCCAGCAGGGCTACGTCAGAATGCAAGGGCTTGTGGGGAGCCAGGGGCTCCGGCGCCACGCAGTAGAAGCTGGCCTGCTGGAGGATTTCACTTTCACAGACTTTTCGGGTGACACACACCCTGACAGCCACCAAGGGTCACAGGACCAGCTGCTGAGAGATCACACGATACTGGTTCGTCCGCTGCAGCATCTTGTTAATGCCAAGGATGAGCTTTAGCATTTCTCACTTCACACTGAAACCCACAGGTGCTGTTGTGACAATATTGTAACAGAGATCCATAGTAGGATTCCGCCCTTTCACCTGTACCTTTTCCATCCCCGTGCCTCCCACTGGTCATGAGTTGCCAAAGACCTGCTCTGATCTTGCTGTTATGAAGAGGACCAGTGTGCTCTGAAGGATAAGCAAGGGGCCAAACTCCAACGATGCTGAGGCACCTGCATTGTCCTTGCAGAGTTCAGAGTTGCCTGAAGATGGTGTTTGTGTTTATCTTGCAGACCAATATCTGCAGTGACGTCAAGGGGCCACAGAATAGAGTGCAGGAATGCCTGGGTAACTTAAAGTGTCACATACTCATCTGAGGTGACCTGCTCACACCCAGTGGCAGCACAGTGCCCTCAGGTCCCTGGATGCTGCGTGCTGCATGTGTTTGAAGAATTGTTTGTGTGCTGAATCCCAAAGTGGTACTCCAGGCAAACTTCACGGTACTTCTCCTGCATTCGAGTTAGGGCAGTCACGTAgtgtgaggggagaggggtggggtttttttgttatcatGTCAGTCAGATAATTTGTCTTTTCCTGGAGAGCACTACACGAGACCCTTCCCTCTACAGAGGGTGAGAAGGTTGCCTGGAATGCCTGGGACACAGAGACTTATGCTGAGTTTGGTTCCACTGTCCTcaagtttttcttctcctgcacCAAGCAGTCCGAGAGGTTAGCCCCTGTCTTTTATAAAGCATGACCAATGTTTTTCCTATTTGCACTATGTCCCATCAAGAAAGTTTCGGATGGACTTTGGTGTTGTTAAAATGCTCGTTGTCTATTTTATTCCATTCCGGTCACCTCGAGAACCTACCAGCACTGACTGGGAGGCTGTCTGCACTTTATTGCTCCTTCTGTCAGCCTCCTGCATTTGTCACCTCCCTGTGGGCCCTGGCATTGAAAAGCAAGAGCAGTTTTGAGCTCCACCTCGCGATGGCCCTGTGACTTCTAGGAAGCAGAGGCAGGACGAGGGGAAACGGGCTTTTGTCTCCACACAGGTTTTCCAACCTCCTGCATTTCTGCTTCCCGATACCCCAGACAGGGAGGGCTGTACCTCCACGCACCTAAAATTTTCCAGATCCTTTGGgttcagctgctgtttctgtCAGACCCTGGTTCTGTCCGGCCTCTCCTTCATGCTTGGAGATGTTTTTGTGCAAGGAGATGTGATCGTATTTTCCATCGGTGTCAAGCATCATTCCTCCATGGTCTTTCCATCCCATTGCCCCCATTCCAAAGGCTCTCATGGCCTCTAGCTCTCCATGTAGTGCCATTCCTTGCCATGTCCTGAGCTCTGTGGGCATTTTGTTTGGGGCTTGGCTAGGGGAAGGTGTGTGTCTGAGACTGAATGTGGCTGCCTTTGTCACTAAGGGCTCACTCATTTGTTCCctgtgtgccctggcagccaggaTGGCACTAAGGGAGGTACACAAAGGCCTGTACTGATAGGATGaagggcaatggctataaactggagtggggcagatttaggctagatataaagaagaatttcttcctatgcagtgctacagactaggagaagtctggctagaaagctgccttgaggagaaggacctgggggttttggttgacagtgactggaTGTGAGCCAgtagtggcccaggtggccaagaaggccaatggcatcttggcttgtatcagaaacggctggaccagcaggtccagggaggttattctccctctgtactcggcactggtgagaccgctcctcgaatcctgtgttcggttctgggcccctcaccacaagaaggatgttgaggctctggagcgagtccagagaagagcaacaaagctggtgaaggggctggagaacaggccttatgaggaacggctgagagagctggggttgtttagcctggagaagaggaggctgaggggagacctcattgcgctctataactacctgaaaggaggttgtagagaggagggtgctggcctcttctcccaagtgacaggggacaggacaagagggaatggcctcaagctccgccagggaggttcaggctggacattagataaaaatatttcatggaaagggtcattgggcactggcagaggctgcccagggaggtgattgagtccccttccctggaggtctttaagggacaggtggatgaggtgttgaggggcatggtttagtgtttgataggaatggttggactcgatgatacagtcttttccaacctgtttattctatgatccttcccagtgagggtgttgaggcactggcgcaggttgcccagggaagctgtggctgccccatccctggaggtgttcaaggccaggttggatggggccttgggcagcctaatctagtgggatgtccctgcccatggcaggggggttagagctagatgatctttaaggtcccttccaacgcaaacaaCGCGAACCGcgctccacacacacacacttcccCCCAGCCCGCCCGCCCGCAGCCAATCAGCACGCGGGGCCCGCCCCGAGTGGCGCGCGCCGCCGGCCCCCGCCGGAGGGGGGTTGGAGGAGGGAGGGGCTTGACGGGCGGCGACTGCGGCCAATCAGAGCtcggggccggggggcggccGTGCCTGTGCTCGCTGCCTTCCGgcggcggccaatcagcgcggggcgggggcggggcttaggCCGGAAGTGGAGCCGAGCGGTTGACCTCGGGGCCGGGAAGGTGCGGGAGAGGGGGTGTCCTGAGGGGAGCGGCGGGGAACCCGGGGGCCGAGGAGGCGCtgcgggggcggggggcgccgtTCCCTAGCGGGTTGGGGGTGGGAAGGGCTCCGGGGCCCTGTCCCACCGATGGGAGCGTCCTGGGAGTGGTGGGAGGGAAAGGGATATCCCCCCCCACACTGAGGCAGGGGGAGAGGCGGGGGGAAACGAGCACCCTGCGCCCTGGCACCGCGGAAACGGGGCGGCAGCTGGGCTCTGTAGCTGGGGCCTCGTGGCAGGTGGGGCCGGAGCTGCGGAGAggtggcagggggtgggtgtAGGGGCAGAGAGCGCTCCTCTGCGATACCCCGTGTGTTTCTGTCTAGGGCACCTCCTGGCCCGGGAGCTGCCCCGGGCTGAGGAGACTCTGAGCTGCAGGTagctcctcctctccccacagaTGGCCCAGAGGTTGGTGCTTCGGCGGCTGCTGTCCCTCAACCCCAGGACGCAGCTCCTGCAGGGGCAGCAAACGCTTCCCGGTCCCTTGGTACCGCGtgccccaccagcccctcaccacagggcCATCGGCACCTCGCCCGGCCGCAGGAGCACCTTCAACGTGCAGGATGGCAGCGACTTCCAGGATCGGGTggtgaacaaccccaaaccAGTCGTGGTGGACTTCCATGCGCAGTAAGTTGCCCTCTTGGCTCTTGTGCTGCTCATTGTCATCACACATCCTGGTGTGtccctgctgctttcccaaGTGCTTTTTTGTGGAGTGCTTGGGCACTCCAAGCACGTTGAGGACATGAGTATGCTTGAGGGATTCCTGAGTTGTGGAGCTGCTGGCTGCCTTGCCAGGTGTTAGAAGGTGCTTCAGTTCCTACAGGCAATATCCATAGAGGTTTCACCTGTCTGGTTGCACTGCTGTGGGTGTAGCTACACTC
This genomic window from Phaenicophaeus curvirostris isolate KB17595 chromosome 1, BPBGC_Pcur_1.0, whole genome shotgun sequence contains:
- the FOXRED2 gene encoding FAD-dependent oxidoreductase domain-containing protein 2 — encoded protein: MAPAVCGTLLALAAYASGLCAAGSAAFFYHDYCIIGAGPSGLQAAYFLQQAGRDYVVFERSHAPGSFFALYPRHRKLISINKRYTGKSNSEFNLRHDWNSLLSHDPRLLFRHYSRDFFPNADTMVRYLEDFASLLKLQVQYNTAIVHVTLEKDEQAWNGHYFLLTDQDRQIYKCSSLLVATGTWVPNVVNFPGSEYVEGYETVSINPEDFAGQTVLILGRGNSAFETAENILGVTNFIHMVSRSRVRLSWATHYVGDLRAINNGLLDTYQLKSLDGLLEGDLEDLAIIKDKKGKLHITLRFYLENRNASADIDSITLPQDELDNFATRAPYDRVIRCLGWKFDFSIYNRSLRMMPGKGNTNKYPQIKPSYESRGTRGLFVLGTASHSVDFRKSAGGFIHGFRYTTRAVHRLLENRHHGVPWPSTVYPITQLTNSIIKRVNEASGLYQMFSVLADIILLRENATAFEYLEEYPVGILAELEIQTGRKAPNGLFVVIMEYGKNFSGADKDVFYYNRAVGEAQHAWQSNFLHPVIYYYKHLPTEREMRLRPPDWPLPRPDAVHHIVEDFLTDWTAPNAHILPLRRFLENCLSTDLRSFFAESCFLFAFTRQKLPPFCQQGYVRMQGLVGSQGLRRHAVEAGLLEDFTFTDFSGDTHPDSHQGSQDQLLRDHTILVRPLQHLVNAKDEL